A portion of the Streptomyces erythrochromogenes genome contains these proteins:
- a CDS encoding biotin--[acetyl-CoA-carboxylase] ligase, translating to MTPSDASAGASAGRWSSLDRPPLNAAALRRALVTGDGLWTSLEVVASTGSTNTDLATRAAELPEGAVIVAEEQSAGRGRLDRSWVAPARSGLFFSVLFKPGDAVPQEQWGWLTLLAGVATATGLSRAAGVDTALKWPNDLLVSVEGEERKTGGILAERVEDGVIVGIGLNVTLTEEELPVPAAGSLLLAKATVTDREPLLKAVLRSLEEWYGNWRAAGGDPAASGLQETYAAGCATLGRHVRAELPGGRTLTGTAEAVDTDGRLVIRTAEGTHEAVGAGDVVHLRSVH from the coding sequence ATGACGCCATCAGATGCATCAGCCGGAGCCTCCGCAGGTCGTTGGTCGAGCCTGGACCGGCCGCCGCTCAATGCCGCCGCGCTGCGGCGGGCCCTCGTCACCGGGGACGGGCTGTGGACCTCGCTGGAGGTGGTCGCCTCCACCGGGTCCACCAATACCGACCTTGCCACGCGGGCGGCGGAGCTGCCCGAGGGGGCCGTGATCGTCGCCGAGGAGCAGAGCGCCGGACGCGGCCGGCTCGACCGGAGCTGGGTCGCTCCCGCCCGGTCCGGGCTGTTCTTCTCCGTGCTGTTCAAGCCGGGCGACGCGGTGCCGCAGGAGCAGTGGGGGTGGCTGACCCTCCTGGCCGGCGTGGCCACCGCGACCGGGCTCTCCCGGGCCGCCGGCGTGGACACCGCCCTCAAGTGGCCCAACGACCTGCTGGTCAGTGTGGAGGGGGAGGAACGCAAGACCGGCGGCATCCTCGCCGAGCGGGTCGAGGACGGCGTGATCGTCGGCATCGGGCTCAACGTCACCCTGACCGAGGAGGAGCTCCCGGTTCCGGCCGCCGGGTCGCTGCTGCTGGCCAAGGCCACGGTGACCGACCGCGAGCCCCTGCTGAAGGCCGTGCTGCGGTCCCTGGAGGAGTGGTACGGGAACTGGCGCGCCGCCGGCGGCGACCCGGCGGCCAGCGGGCTCCAGGAGACCTACGCGGCGGGCTGCGCCACCCTCGGCCGGCACGTGCGCGCGGAACTCCCCGGCGGGCGCACCCTCACCGGAACGGCCGAAGCCGTCGACACCGATGGCCGCCTGGTGATCCGTACGGCCGAAGGCACCCACGAGGCGGTGGGGGCCGGCGACGTCGTCCACCTGCGGTCCGTGCACTGA